The following are encoded together in the Drosophila biarmipes strain raj3 chromosome 3L, RU_DBia_V1.1, whole genome shotgun sequence genome:
- the LOC108035305 gene encoding lariat debranching enzyme has protein sequence MKVAVEGCAHGELERIYDTIASIEKDSGTKIDLLLCCGDFQSTRNLEDLQTMAVPKKYLDMCSFYKYYSGELVAPVLTIFIGGNHEASNYLQELPYGGWVAPNIYYLGYAGVVNVNGVRIAGISGIFKGHDFLRGHHEYPPYTDSTCRSVYHVRQLEVFRLKQLSGKVDIFLSHDWPSGIYEYGNKAQLLRKKPFFAADMEGGKLGSQPLEELLKAIQPAYWFAAHLHCKFAALVPHNYSQKRADDESSSSSSSSSEDEGEEEKKKKTRTPPPTKQVPVTKFLALDKCLPRRAFLQVVEIPSDPIEGKPRLDYDAEWLAILHSTNHLISVKENYYYLPGKKAGELTERFNFTPTEEELEAVTTKFQKLQVPENFERTVPAFDPAEQSNYKHMVVGQPKVHLNPQSNSFCAALGIDDPLCLVLLANGKELPPVGCAELVAVAANDSTKVEQLKEDISEPLVTPTKRKLNLSLPAPISAPADTTDKNVIDLPEEVEPEETIAEAEAPTLEEPASVPASPNLKKLKRRNQNIYQAQDD, from the exons TGGCGAACTGGAGCGTATATACGACACCATAGCGAGCATAGAAAAGGACAGCGGCACCAAGATCGACTTGCTGCTGTGCTGCGGCGACTTCCAGTCCACCCGGAATCTGGAGGATTTGCAGACGATGGCGGTGCCAAAGAAGTACCTGGACATGTGCTCCTTCTACAA ATACTACAGCGGTGAGCTGGTTGCTCCCGTCCTGACCATTTTCATTGGCGGGAACCACGAGGCCTCCAATTACCTGCAGGAGCTCCCCTATGGCGGCTGGGTTGCTCCCAACATCTACTACCTCGGCTACGCCGGCGTGGTGAATGTGAATGGTGTTCGCATCGCTGGAATAAGTGGAATCTTTAAGGGTCACGACTTTTTGCGTGGCCACCACGAGTATCCTCCCTATACAGACTCCACGTGTCGCAGTGTCTACCATGTGCGGCAGCTTGAGGTCTTCCGGCTAAAGCAATTGTCCGGCAAGGTGGACATCTTCCTGTCCCACGACTGGCCCTCGGGGATATATGAGTACGGCAACAAGGCGCAGCTGCTGCGCAAGAAACCCTTCTTTGCGGCGGACATGGAGGGCGGTAAGCTGGGCAGTCAGCCACTGGAGGAGTTGCTGAAAGCCATTCAGCCGGCTTACTGGTTTGCTGCTCATCTGCACTGTAAATTTGCCGCCTTGGTGCCCCATAATTACAGCCAAAAGCGAGCGGACGACGAATCTTcctcctccagcagcagcagcagtgagGATGAGGGAGAGGaagagaagaagaagaaaactcGGACGCCTCCACCAACTAAACAAGTTCCAGTGACAAAATTCCTGGCTCTGGACAAATGTCTGCCGCGACGCGCATTCCTGCAGGTGGTTGAGATACCGAGTGACCCCATTGAGGGCAAACCTCGTCTGGACTACGACGCCGAGTGGCTGGCTATCCTGCATAGTACAAATCATTTGATTTCCGTAAAGGAGAACTATTACTATTTGCCCGGGAAAAAGGCGGGAGAGCTTACAGAGAGATTTAACTTCACGCCCACCGAAGAGGAACTGGAAGCGGTGACCACAAAGTTCCAGAAACTCCAGGTGCCGGAGAACTTCGAGCGCACGGTACCAGCTTTTGATCCCGCAGAGCAGTCCAACTACAAACACATGGTTGTGGGTCAACCGAAGGTGCATTTGAATCCACAAAGTAATAGCTTTTGCGCCGCCTTGGGCATAGATGATCCACTGTGCTTAGTTCTTTTGGCCAATGGCAAAGAGCTGCCACCGGTTGGATGTGCTGAACTTGTCGCTGTTGCGGCGAACGATAGCACTAAAGTGGAGCAGCTGAAAGAAGACATAAGTGAACCTTTGGTCACGCCCACAAAGCGGAAACTGAACTTATCTTTGCCAGCTCCTATATCAGCACCTGCAGATACTACCGATAAAAACGTGATAGATCTGCCCGAGGAGGTGGAACCTGAGGAAACGAttgcagaagcagaagcaccTACGCT